The proteins below are encoded in one region of Oceanispirochaeta sp.:
- a CDS encoding NAD(P)-dependent oxidoreductase, translating to MKVLVAGATGATGRLLVEQLLNDGHDVKVIVRSVDNLPKVPRLKDHLTIITASILDLNEAELAGHVKGCDAVASCLGHNITLKGIFGQPHLLVTQAVRNLCEAIRKNQSEMHTKFVLMNTTGNRNRGINEKFSLGGRFVIALIRLLVPPMKDHELSADYLRTQSALEWTAVRPDTLIDQDQVSEYDVYPSPTRNPIFDPGKTSRINVAHFMSSLIVNEELWNKWKGQMPVIYNREIKG from the coding sequence ATGAAAGTACTTGTTGCCGGTGCCACCGGAGCCACGGGCCGCTTGCTGGTGGAGCAGCTCCTCAATGACGGACATGATGTTAAAGTGATCGTGCGTTCTGTTGATAATTTACCAAAGGTACCCCGTTTAAAAGATCATCTGACAATCATCACAGCGAGCATTCTCGATCTGAATGAGGCAGAACTAGCCGGGCATGTGAAAGGATGCGATGCCGTAGCGTCCTGCCTGGGACACAACATCACCCTGAAGGGCATCTTCGGTCAGCCTCACCTTCTGGTCACCCAAGCCGTCCGGAATCTCTGCGAGGCCATCCGGAAAAATCAGTCTGAAATGCATACCAAGTTTGTTCTGATGAACACCACAGGAAACAGAAATCGGGGCATCAATGAGAAATTCTCCCTCGGTGGGAGATTCGTTATCGCTCTTATCCGCCTCCTGGTTCCCCCCATGAAGGATCATGAACTGTCCGCAGATTACCTCAGGACACAATCCGCCCTTGAGTGGACGGCCGTCCGGCCGGACACCCTGATAGACCAGGACCAGGTGAGCGAATACGATGTGTATCCCTCTCCCACGAGAAACCCCATCTTTGATCCGGGTAAGACCAGCCGCATCAATGTAGCCCATTTCATGTCCAGCCTGATCGTGAATGAGGAGCTGTGGAACAAATGGAAAGGACAGATGCCGGTGATATACAACAGGGAAATTAAGGGATAA